Proteins found in one Magnolia sinica isolate HGM2019 chromosome 5, MsV1, whole genome shotgun sequence genomic segment:
- the LOC131247050 gene encoding uncharacterized protein LOC131247050: MLATSGFGWDNERIVVTTTDEVWEEYIRSHLRAERLRGKRIDRMDDLAVIVGSDQATGRYVQRSIAASSSRIQRDLNEAWRDLENDLDDTIDLSEDKVADLTGTNQFSLGTPLMENRMSRGTPTRTSDSDGSRGGTASKKRMRPPHPCDVLDISLKTVAEAIRDFGLGKEVNRTSKVLDVLEEVQGLTNSKFIEVSQLLSRNEKFASFFVSLRLKRPSSG, from the exons ATGCTGGCAACCAGTGGGTTTGGATGGGATAATGAGCGAATAGTGGTTACGACTACTGATGAAGTTTGGGAAGAATACATTAGG TCTCACCTGCGCGCTGAAAGACTCCGCGGCAAAAGAATCGATAGAATGGATGACCTTGCGGTTATCGTTGGATCCGATCAGGCCACAGGACGTTATGTGCAAAGGAGTATCGCTGCATCATCCTCTCGAATTCAACGAGATCTTAATGAGGCATGGAGGGACCTCGAAAATGATCTTGATGATACCATTGACCTCTCAGAGGATAAGGTAGCAGACTTGACAGGGACCAATCAATTTTCATTGGGCACTCCTTTAATGGAAAATCGCATGTCCCGCGGCACTCCTACTCGTACTTCCGATTCTGATGGTAGCCGGGGTGGGACCGCATCAAAGAAACGTATGCGGCCTCCTCATCCCTGTGATGTACTCGATATCTCTCTTAAGACTGTTGCAGAGGCTATTCGTGATTTTGGCCTAGGCAAAGAGGTGAATCGTACTAGCAAAGTACTTGATGTCCTCGAAGAGGTGCAAGGGTTGACCAACTCAAAGTTTATCGAAGTTAGTCAGCTGTTGAGTAGGAACGAGAAGTTCGCATCATTCTTTGTCAGTCTTCGACTTAAGCGCCCGTCGAGTGGTTGA